In Sorangium aterium, the genomic stretch GTCGCGCGCGATCCTCCAGCGCAAGCGCGTCGACGACGCGCTCCCGCTCTTGCCGCGGCTCTCGCCTCACCGCGAGGCGGTCGCGCGCCTAGGGGCCCGGTGTGTCGAGGCGTCGCCGCGGGCCCCGAGCCTCACGGCGGTCGCCGACGCGCTCCGCATCGCCGCGGCGGCGGTGGAGGACGCCCGGCTCGCGCCGGAGGCGATCGTCGACCGCCTGCTGCTCCGCGCCCGCTTCGTCGGGCCCGCGGGCGACGGGGGCGTCAAGCCCAGGTTCCTGCCCTTCATTCGGCGAGAGCGGCTGCCGGGAGGTCGGGTAGTCTGGGCGATCAAGGGGATGGGCTCGAGCGCCGAGGTCCGGCTGATCGAGCCGCGAAGGTAGACCATGAACGAGGGATCCATCGCCACGGGGAGCGCCGTCTCCAGGTTGCCGGCGCCGGTGCAGGCGCGGCTCGTCGAGCTCAAGGAGGGCCTGGAGCGGACGCTCGGTGAGGAGCTTTCGTGCCTGCTCGTGTACGGGAGCGCGGCGCGGGGCGGCTACCGCGACGGGCAGAGCGACGTCGATCTGATGGTGGTGCTCGCGGAGGCCTCCCGCCAGAGCCTCGACGCGATCGCCAACGCGCTCCGGATCGCGCGCTACGCGGCCCGCATCGAGGCGATGATCCTGACCGCCGCCGAGATCCCGCGGGCCGCGGACGTGTTCCCGCTGCTCTACGACGACATCCGCCGGTGCCACGTGCTCCTCTCCGGCCGCGACCCGTTCTCGGCGCTCGTGATCGACGGCAAGAACCGCCGCCTGCGCGTCGAGCAGGAGCTGCGCGAGGCGCAGATCCGCCTCCGGCGCGCGGTGGTGGACGGGATGGGCGCGGACGACGCCTTGAAGGGCGCGGTCTCCCGCAAGGTGAAGCAGATCCGCGGCCCGCTCCACGCCCTGCTCGGCCTGCACGGGATCGAGGGCGGCGACGATCTGGGCACGGTGCTCGCCGGATCGGGCAAGCTCCTCGGCGTCGACGTGGCCCCGCTGCAGCGCGTCCACGAGGCGCCGGGCGCGGCCTAC encodes the following:
- a CDS encoding nucleotidyltransferase domain-containing protein, producing MNEGSIATGSAVSRLPAPVQARLVELKEGLERTLGEELSCLLVYGSAARGGYRDGQSDVDLMVVLAEASRQSLDAIANALRIARYAARIEAMILTAAEIPRAADVFPLLYDDIRRCHVLLSGRDPFSALVIDGKNRRLRVEQELREAQIRLRRAVVDGMGADDALKGAVSRKVKQIRGPLHALLGLHGIEGGDDLGTVLAGSGKLLGVDVAPLQRVHEAPGAAYAALAELLARAVDDVDRLEHEEAAR